ATCGGCAACGTCGCGACATTGGCCAACTCGAGCGTGACGTGACCGGAGAAGCCAGGGTCGATGAAGCCGGCAGTTGCATGGGTGAGCAGACCGAGCCGGCCAAGCGATGACTTGCCCTCGACGCGGGCCGCGATGTCGTCGGGCAACCCGACCTGCTCGTACGTCGACCCGAGCACGAACTCTCCCGGGTGGAGGATGAACGGCGCGCCCTTCTCGGCCGTCACGGCCTGAGTGAGATCCGACTGGTCCTCGGCGGGATCGATGTGCGGGTACTTGTGGTTCTGGAACACCCGGAAGTACTTGTCGAGTCGCATGTCGACGCTCGACGGCTGGATCATCTCGGTATCCCACGGATCGATCTCGATCCGGTTCCGGTCGATCTCGTCGAGGATGTCGTGGTCAGAGAGCAGCACTCTGTGAATGTACCGAATACGGGCGCCCGTACGCCGGGGTGCCCACGCGGCCGGACGGGCGACTAGTATTCTTCTCGCAACGCGCGGATGTAGTTCAATGGCAGAA
The sequence above is drawn from the Nocardioidaceae bacterium SCSIO 66511 genome and encodes:
- the dcd gene encoding dCTP deaminase — encoded protein: MLLSDHDILDEIDRNRIEIDPWDTEMIQPSSVDMRLDKYFRVFQNHKYPHIDPAEDQSDLTQAVTAEKGAPFILHPGEFVLGSTYEQVGLPDDIAARVEGKSSLGRLGLLTHATAGFIDPGFSGHVTLELANVATLPIKLYPGMKIGQLCFFRLSSAADHPYGSAKYGSRYQGQRGPTPSRSYANFHRTKI